CGATCATGCCGGCGAGGTTCGGGCCGTGAACGTAGAGCCGCGCCGAGGGCGCCACGCGCTGCTCGGGCGCGTTGCCGAAGCACACCTGAAACCAGTCGATCCCGACGGCGATCATGTCGCCCGCGCCGACGAGCGCGAGGCCGAGGGCGACCGTGCGCACCGCGCGCGTGGGGTGCCCGGGCAGGAGCGCCGCGAGCTTCGGGAGCCTGTCGACCGCGAGCCCGGCGAACAGGGCGAGGAAGAGCGACACCTCGCAGCGAAACCTGGAAGGCACACGCATTTCCTTGAACGGGAACACGTGGCCCTTGAGCACGGCCCACGGCGCGAGCGGCGAGAAGTGCCCCATCATCAGCACGAAGGCCACGCCGAAGAGGAGCACGAGCCACGGCGCCTCGAACGCGGCGAAGAGCAGGCCCACGCACGCCAGCGCGAACAGGAACGGCCCCAGGTACGTGCCGTACTCGGGCCACACGTAGCTCTGCCCCGGCACGCCGCGCGCGTGGGTGCGCGAGAGGAACATGTCGCGGAGGGTCTCCCACTGGATGTGGTCGTTCTCGACGCCGATGGGGCGCACGTGGCTCCGGAGCTGGTCCATCACGGGCAGAAAGCGCGACGCGCCCACGGTGAAGCCCACGACGAGCACGACCGCGGCGGCCCGCGCGATGGGCACGAGAGAGCGCTTGTTCAGCCGGGTGAGGGTCTCGACGAAGAGCAGCACGAGCAGGTGCGGCAGCGGGTAGACGGCGCCCTCGTACATCATCCACGCCACCAGCCAGCCGAGGGCCACGGCGTGGCGGAGATCGCGCTCGGCGCGCCGCCACAAGAGGAACGCGAGCGGGAAATACAGGAAGGGGACGAACGTGAAATGCCCACCCGAGTAGTGCTGCTGGTGAAAGCCCGAGAACGCCCAGCCCACGCTCGCCACCAGGGTGCCGGCGCGCGAAAGCTTCACCTCGTCGCGGGCGAAGAACCACATCGACGCGAAGCCCATCGCCGAGTGGAGCAGGTACCAGAGCACCATGGCGGCGGTGGTGCCGATGAGGAACATGGGCCACACGAGCGGCGCGCCCACGGGCGCCTGGGGGTTGTCCCACAGGGGCAGCCCGCCGCACTCGTAGGGATTCCAGAGAGGCAGCTCGTGATACCGCACGAGGCTGACGCGCGCGGCCTCGAGGGTCTTGTGGTACGGCGGGCCGTCGCCGCCTTGGGTGTTCGGGTACGCGGCCAACATGGGCCACCACGCGAAGACCGCGAGCACGAGGCCCACCAGGGTGACTCCGACGGCGCGGCGGAGCGGCGCGCGGCCGAACGCGGGCGAGGGCGACGGCGAGGGCTCGGCGATCTTCACTTGCAGGTCTCCGGGGCGACGGCGCCGGCGAGCGCCGCGTGCCGGGCGGCCTCGGCGTCCAGCGCCATGCTCTTCTCGAGCGCCGCGAGCCGGAGGTAGCCGCAGGGCGCGTGCGTCTTGCCGACCCGCTCGCGCAGCTTGGCGATGCGGTCGCGGCCCGCGGGCTCCCACACCTCGGCGAAGTACCGGCGCGTGGCCACCCCGCCGTCGGTGCCCTCCTCGGGGGCCGGCTCGCTGAACGCGGGGACGAGGGCGAGGCCCGCGACGACCAGGCCGCCCGCCGCGCGCCCCACGCGGCGCGCCCAGGTCTCGCGCGGGGGCGGCGCGAAGACCAGCAGCGAGCCGCAGGCGAGCGCGCCCGCGAGCACCACGAGGTAGCCAAAAGTCGGCGAGGAAACCCCTGCGAGATCAAGGAGATGGCGAGGCACAAAGCCCGCGCGCAGCAGCGGCAGCGCGACCTCCGGGAGCGGCCGCCCCACGGTCTCGGGGAGCGTGTTGCACAGCACCGACACGAGGCCGGTCTGCGCGGCGCTCGCGAGGGCGGCGCCAGCCGCGAGGGCCCTCACCCACACTCGACGTGAGCGGCGCCCCCGCGCGAGCTGCTCTTGGGCGGTCACGGCGCCGAGCACGAGGAAGGCGGGGCACGCCCCGAGGTACCTCGGGCCCACGGTCCACCCGCCACGCCAGTTGATGGCGGCGCTCACGGTGAGCACGAGCACACCGCAGGCGGCGAGCCACACGAGCGTGGCGCCGCGGCGAGCCCCGCGGCTCCGCGGACCGCCGAACCCCGAGAGCACGCCGAACGGCACGACGAGGAGGCCGAGCCACAGATAGGGGCTCGTGCCGAAGAGCCCGTAGCCGCGGTTGAAGAGGAGGCTGCCCGCGTGCCCGAGATCGGGCGTCTGGATACCGAAATAGCCCTGGTTGAGCAGCCGCGCGAACTCGCCGTTTTCGCTCATGCGGTGGCCCGGCGTGAGGGGGCTGCCGAACGCGCGCCACTGGAAGAACGCCATGAGCGCGACGTGGAGGAGTCCGCCGCCTGCGAGCGCGGCGAACGGCCCGAGCCGGCTCGGGCGGAAGAGCGGCCTGAAGGTGACCGCGGCGTAGAGCGCGAGCACCACCGACACCGGCAGCGCGTGGTACTCGAGCAGCGTGACCCACCCGGCGCAGAAGCCGGCGACGAACGCGTCACGCGCGGTGCGGTCTCGCGACGGCGTGGTGCGGGCGCGCGCCGTGACGGCGAACGACACGAAGGCGGCGACGGCGAAGAGCGCGTGGCTCGCGAACATGAGGGCGTACGCGAGGTAGTTCGTGCCGAGCCCCAGCGCGGCCACGGCGGCCAGGCGGAGCACCGGATCGCGGGTCGTCGCGCGCAGATAGCGCTCGAGCCACACGAGGAACGCCAAGCACGGGAGCTGCACGCTGAAGAGACGCAGCGCCCACGTGGCGTCGGCGAGCCAGCGCGCGCGCGCTTCGGGCGGCGAGCGGAGCGTGGGTACCGGGCGGCCGAGCCGTGGCATCACCTTCGTGAAGGCCCAGTAGACCGGCACTCCGGCGTAGCTCACCGCGGGCGCCTTCACCGAGTAAAGGTGGAACACGCCGGTCTTCTTGTCGGGCGCCCGCGCCATGTCGTTGGTCCAGCCGTGGCGGTCGACCATCGCGTCGATCTTGAACGTGCCCTCCTCGACCAGGGCCATGGTCATGTAGGTGCGCACGTTCTCGTTCGGGTTGTTGATGACCCCGATGTACGGGAACACGCCGACATAGACGACGAGCAGGAGCGCGAAGAACGCGCCCACGAACCCTGGCGTCTTGACGTTCCGAGCGCCCACCCCGACCCGTGTATCACCTCGCGCGTGTGTGTGTGTAGGCCGACTCACGCGACGCGGCGGAGGTGGCGCGGCGCGTGCTCGATCTTTGTTTCGGGGGCGCGGTCCATGCGGATCAGCGCGCCTTCCTCGACGAGCGCCCAGGGCTCGCTCGTGAGCTGTTCGGAGGCCACGATGGCCTCACCGTTCGGGCGCTCGAGCAGGAACATGCTCCGTCCGAAGCGGTGGGCGTAGGTGCTCTCGCCGTCGGACAGGAGAAAGTTGAAGGCGCCCATCCCCGGGCGGGCGCGGAGCTCGGCGCAGGTCTCGGCGACGAGGCGATCGGTGGCGGCGCTCGCCGGGGCGCCGGTGAGGCCCACCTCGTCGAGGCGGGTGAGGAGGAAGGCGAACAAGCGCTCGCTGTCGGTGTCGCCCCGGACCTCGTCGGCGCGCTCGGGCGCGGTGTGCGCGCGTAGATAAGCCACGTCGGTCACCGTGCCGTTGTGCGCGAAGACCCACCGGCCTTGGGCGCAGGCGAAAGGGTGCGTGTTCTCGAGCGACGTCGGGCCCACGGTCTTCTGGCGAATGTGCCCGATGAGCACCGACGCGCGGGTGGCCGCCGCCAGCGCCCGAAAGCGCACGCAATCGAGCGCCCGCTCGACCCCACGGTGGACCTCCCAGGCGCGTCCGCGCGGCTCGAAGAGCGCGACCCCCCAGCCGTCCGGGTGCTCGCGGGAGAGCTCGGCGAGGCTCCGCGGCCCCGCCTGGAGACAGGCCCGAAGCTCGACCGCTTGAGCGGCGACCATGGCGAGAAACCTGCACATTGTCGTGTGGTTCAGTTTACCTCGTGCCCCTCGACGGGGCACGAAAGTGGCGCCGTTTTCCGGTGCGAGCCGCCGCCCGCGCCGCCCGCGAGGGTCAGTGCGCCGGGTAGCTCGGAGCCGCGGGCGCGAGGCGAGGATCGAGGGTGACCTTCACCGTCGAGTCGGCGAGCGCGAGATCGATCGAGGCACACTGCTTGGCCTCCACGCCGACCCCCTCGGCGTGGTCCGCGAGCTTCCCGAGGGCGGTGTACTCTCGATCCGCCGCCTCGGCGTCTCGCCGCGCGAGGGCGTCGCGGATCGCGGGCGCCCGCGCATCGGCGGCGCGGATCGCCACGTTGAGCTGCGTGAGCTTCTCGGTGAGGCACGCGGTGACCACGAGGTCGCGGGCGCGCTGGAGGCGCCTGCGGACGAGCGTCGACTGAGCTCGCATGCGGTCGAGGCGACGCTGCGACTCGGTGAGCTGCTCCTCCGGCGTGAGGCGTGTCTTCTTGTCCGCCGCCTCGGCTGTGGCCGTGACCGCGGGTGGCGCCTCCCCGGCCTGCGCGCGAGGTGCGACGGTGGCCGGCGGTGTGGGCCGGGCAGCCGGCTCGGCCGGCGGCGCGGGGCTTGGCGGGGCAGGCGGGGCAGGCGGGGCAGGCGGGGCAGGCTGGGCAGGCGTGGTGGCGACGTGCGCGGCGGACGCGGGCGGAGACGCGAGCGCCAGCGCCCCGTGTCCCACGAGCACGGCGGCGACCAGCACCCCGCGGAGGAGGCTCTTCGTCTTCATCGTGAGGGATCTGGTGCGCGGGCCGCGGCGATCATTCGCGCGACCGCTCGCTCTGATCGGGCGGGTCGGCGCGCGTGCGCTGGCCCGCCCCCGTGCTATCTGACCTCCGGTGAGGTCCACCAAGCTGGTCGCGTGCGCCACCCTGCCCGTCGCGTCCGTCGCGTCCGTCGCGCTCGCCACGCTCGTCGCGCTCGTCGCGTGTGGTGGCCCGCGCAAGCACACGAGCACGGGCGAGGGCTCGAGCGCGATCCAGGGAGGCACCGAGGACGAGGTCCACACCTTCGCGGTGGCCGTGATCATGCCGGAGTCCACCTGCTCGGGGACGCTCATCGCGCCGAACCTGGTGCTCACCGCGCGCCACTGCGTCGCCGACAGCGGCAACAGCGACGAGGTCGACTGCGCGCGCGACCGGTTCTCCGCGCCCGCGCCGGCGAGCCGCTTCTCCGTGACCACCGCGAAGGTCGTTCGCGGCAGCACGGCGCGATACCGCGTGGCGAAGATCGTCGTGCCCTCGGAGTCCAAGTTCTGCGGCAACGACATCGCCCTGCTGCAGCTCACCGACAACGTTCCTGCCTCGGAGGCGACGCCGGCCACCCCGGCGCTCGACCCGCCGATGACCTCGCACCCCCTCTACGGCACCACGGTGGCGACGCTGGGCTACGGCATTTCGGGCCCCAAGAAGACCGACGACGGCACGCGGAGGCTGCGTGAGGACGTCCCCATCCAGTGCACGCCGGGCGATCCCGAGAAGAGCTGCCGCCTCTCGGACTTCGACATCACCCCCACCGAGTTCGTCGCCGGCGACGGCCTGTGCTCGGGCGACTCCGGCGGCAGCGCGTTCGACCAAGAGAGCTTCACGCGCGGGCGCCCCGTCACGTTCGGCGTGCTCTCGCGAGCCAGCGAGACCGGCTTCAAGTGCATCGATGCCGTGTTCACCCGCACCGACGCGTTCGCAGGCCTGCTCGTCGCGGCCGCGACCGAGGCCGCGGAACAGGGCGGCTATCCGCTGCCCGTGTGGGCAGGCGGGGCGGGCAGCGCCGACGCGGGGGCCGAGGGCGGGCCCGCGGCTCCCCCCACGGTGGAGGCCGCGAGCCCACCGGGAGCGGCCTGCGCGACCGGCTCGGCGGGTCGAGGCCCCTCGGGCGCCGCCCCCGCCACGCTGGTCGCGGTCCTCGCTTGCGTAGCCGCGGCGCGGAGGCGACGGCGCTAGCAGCCCGTTGATCTGCGGACCGAGACCTGTCGTCGTCCGCGCCCGACCCGCCGAGGCGCGAACCGATGAGCCCTGCCCAGGCTGCTACGGGCACCCGGCGGAGTCGACCTCGTGCGCTCCGTACGCGACGGGCGCCGAGCGCGCGGTGCCGAAGAGATCGGTCTTGGCGTCGTTGTGCGCCCCCGCGCCCCCGCGGACTCGACAGCTCGCGCCGGAGGTCAGCTTCCAGCCCGTCTCGAGGAGTCGCTTCGTGCCGAAGTCCGCCTCGGTGGCGCCTTCCATGTAGGGGAGGAGCGCGCCGAAGCTGCCGTTCGCCGAGGCCTCCTTCACGCACAGCGCCGCCGGGATCGTCTTGCAGTCGGCCTGGATGAATACGTTATTTCGTATTTGCTCGGGCTTGTACCAGTTGGCCGCTATCATCTCCTCGAGGGTGTTGTACACGTCGTTCGGCCGCGGAGCGCCGTCCTTCGCGTTGGTGTGGATCATCAACACCGCCGGCCCGCGAAAGTTCACGAATGCGTTGTTCTCCACGAGGCCGAGCGCCTCGTCGGCCTCCACCAGGGTGAACGCGAACTCCCCCGCTCCCGCGCCGCCCACCGTGAGCGCGAGGTTGTTCTGGACGACGGCGCCGGTGTAGCCGATGGCCATATAGAACGGTCGGACGACGTCCCAACCCTTCCCGCCCTTCTGGGAGTTCTCGGTGGGGGGCGACACCGGATCGCCCGCGACCGTAAACAGCGTGTTGTGGATGGCGCGCCCGCCGTGGCCGCGATCGTCGAACATGAGCGCGGTCGCGTTGCGCTCGTTGTAGAAGCCCTTCTTGCCCTCGACGTTGAAGCCCGCCATCGAGGCGGGCGACACCGTGTCGGAGTAGAGGCCACCCGAGAACACCATATTATTGACCACGAGCGCGTCCTCCGCGTGGTCGACGCGAATGCCACGGACGAACACGAAGCTGCGGTCCATGTTGGTCTCGGGGTCGGGCGGGTCCATCACGGCGTCGCCGCCGTACACCCGGTTTCCTTCGACGTGGATCCGCGCGGTCTCGGCCGCGAGGATGCCCCAGATGAGGCAGGTCTCGAAGCAGGAGGCGATACCCCCCTTGATGACGTTGCCCACGATGTTGAGCTCGGTGTCGCCGACCGCCGCCACGCCGATGCCGCCGTTGTAGCCGCTCGCCTCCATGCGAGGCTTGTCCCACGTGATGAAGTTGTTGCGTATCTCGCGCTTGCCCGCCGAGGCGACCGAGATCGCGGTGGTCGCGTCGGCGCCGGTGCCCGAACCGCCGTTCACGACGTTCTCCACCACCTCGACGTCGCCGCCGCCCTGCAGCAGCATGCCGTACGAGCCGTTGCCCGCGCCGCGACCCTTGCGCGCGTTCTCGGGGGTGTCGGGCTCGTAGCACTTGCCCTCGCCACCATAGATGTCGTTGTTCTTGATGAGCGGCGAGCCGTCGATGACCCAAACGCCCATGCTGCCGAAGGTGGACGAGCAGATGCCGTTCCCGCCCTTGATCTTGTTGTCACTCAGGGTCGGCGACGCACCGTCGGTGATGGTGACCCCCACGGTGCCCGAGTTGCCCTCTCCCGCGTCGATCGTGAGCCCGTCGATGATGGTGTCGGTCCGGGTGATCTTGGTGTCTTGGCGGCGCAGGACGAACGTGAGGGGCGAGTTGTACTCCGGCGAGTAGGCGCCGTTCTGGAGGATGGTCTCGTTCGTCGACTTGAAGCCCTTCGCGTACCCGAAGCCGTCGTCGCGCTTGAATCCCGCGCAGTCGTACCCTCCGCGGATGGAGAGCGGATACTCCACCACGAGCTGCGACTCCTTGTAGGTGCCCGCGCACACATGAACTTCCCACGGGAGCACGCCGCCGTCGGTTTGGAAGCCCGCGCGCGCCTTGGTGATGGCGCCCACCGCCGCCTTGATGGTCGCCTTGGGCTTCGCGGGGGAGCAGCCGTCGTTCTTGTCGTCGCCCTTGGCGGATACGTACAGGAAGCGCTCCGGGCCGCTGCACGGCGGCGGGAGCACGCAGTCTTCGCCGACCCCGCACCGCCCGTTCGCGCCGCCCGCGTCGGCCAGCGTGCCGGGCAGCTCGAGCTCGCCGCAGCCCGTGGAGGTCGCCGAGCCACCCGTGACGATCAGCGAAAGCCCGCCAAGAAAAAGCCATCTCCGCATTCTCTGGATTCTGGGCGAAATCCGCCGGTTCGTCGAGCGCCGCGCGCCGTTTCGGCGCTGCTAGTAGACTGGGCCAATGTCGAGCTATCGCGACGCGCAGCCACCCGGGCTGGAGAAGACGGCGGAGCTGCACACATGGGATTCGCCGCGGTCGTGTCCGCGGTGCAAGTTCGGGCTCTACTGCGGGAAGAAAGACGACCTCGAGCTCGACGCGTGTGGCCGCTGCGGCGGCGTGTGGCTGCGCTCGGATCAGGCGAGCCGGGCGCTCTCGACCGGCTCACGGGCACACGAGGAGCTCGCCTCGAAGGTCGAGCGCGCGACGCGCGCGGCGCCGGTGCGCGAGACGGGCCCTCTGCTCTGCCCCGAGTGCGCCAAGCGAATGACGCGGGGCACCGTGGAGGGCGTCCCGATCGACACCTGCTCGCACGGCACGTGGTTCGACCGCACCGAGCTCATCGCGATCATGCGCTCCCGCCGCGGCGAGCTCTCGAGCGGCCGCGGCCTCGACGCGGTCTTCCTCCGAGAGCACGCCGACCGGGAGCGGTGGGGCCCGCTCATGTCGGCCGTCGAGGCGGTCCGCCGGCTCCTCCGCTGAGCCGACGCCGGCCTGGCGGCGCAGTGGGCGGCGTCCCCGCGCTGCGGTCGAGGCAGCGGTCGTGAGCGATAATCACGGCCACGGGCTCAGAGCAGCACGCGGAACGTGGAGGCGGCCTCGCCGTCCTGGAGCTCGACGCCGAGCTCCATCAGCTCCTTGCGGAGCGCGTCAGCGCGGGCGAAATCCTTCTGGTCGCGCGCCTCACGGCGCTCGGCCACCTTCGCCTCGATCTGGGCGCCGTCGAGCCCGCGAATGCGGAGCCGCTGCGCGCGCGTGCGCTCGAAGAACTCCTCGGCGGGCGCTCGCATGAGGCCGAGCGGGCCCACCGAGCCGTCGAGCGCGTTCACGCACGCCGCGGCGAGCTTGCGCGCCTCGTCTTGGGCGGGCTTGTCCTTCTTCAGCTTCGCGACCTGCTGGACGATCTCGTTGCCCGCCTTCGCGAGCTCCGCGAGCACGGAGAGCGCGACCGGGGCGTTCAGGTCCTTGTCGAGCGCGCCGAGGACGTTCGCGGCGGCGGACTCGACGACCTTCGCCTGACCTTGCAGCACGTTGCCGACCTTGGGCTCGTGCCCCG
This genomic window from Myxococcales bacterium contains:
- a CDS encoding class II glutamine amidotransferase, whose protein sequence is MVAAQAVELRACLQAGPRSLAELSREHPDGWGVALFEPRGRAWEVHRGVERALDCVRFRALAAATRASVLIGHIRQKTVGPTSLENTHPFACAQGRWVFAHNGTVTDVAYLRAHTAPERADEVRGDTDSERLFAFLLTRLDEVGLTGAPASAATDRLVAETCAELRARPGMGAFNFLLSDGESTYAHRFGRSMFLLERPNGEAIVASEQLTSEPWALVEEGALIRMDRAPETKIEHAPRHLRRVA
- a CDS encoding trypsin-like serine protease, which gives rise to MRSTKLVACATLPVASVASVALATLVALVACGGPRKHTSTGEGSSAIQGGTEDEVHTFAVAVIMPESTCSGTLIAPNLVLTARHCVADSGNSDEVDCARDRFSAPAPASRFSVTTAKVVRGSTARYRVAKIVVPSESKFCGNDIALLQLTDNVPASEATPATPALDPPMTSHPLYGTTVATLGYGISGPKKTDDGTRRLREDVPIQCTPGDPEKSCRLSDFDITPTEFVAGDGLCSGDSGGSAFDQESFTRGRPVTFGVLSRASETGFKCIDAVFTRTDAFAGLLVAAATEAAEQGGYPLPVWAGGAGSADAGAEGGPAAPPTVEAASPPGAACATGSAGRGPSGAAPATLVAVLACVAAARRRRR
- a CDS encoding right-handed parallel beta-helix repeat-containing protein; the encoded protein is MRRWLFLGGLSLIVTGGSATSTGCGELELPGTLADAGGANGRCGVGEDCVLPPPCSGPERFLYVSAKGDDKNDGCSPAKPKATIKAAVGAITKARAGFQTDGGVLPWEVHVCAGTYKESQLVVEYPLSIRGGYDCAGFKRDDGFGYAKGFKSTNETILQNGAYSPEYNSPLTFVLRRQDTKITRTDTIIDGLTIDAGEGNSGTVGVTITDGASPTLSDNKIKGGNGICSSTFGSMGVWVIDGSPLIKNNDIYGGEGKCYEPDTPENARKGRGAGNGSYGMLLQGGGDVEVVENVVNGGSGTGADATTAISVASAGKREIRNNFITWDKPRMEASGYNGGIGVAAVGDTELNIVGNVIKGGIASCFETCLIWGILAAETARIHVEGNRVYGGDAVMDPPDPETNMDRSFVFVRGIRVDHAEDALVVNNMVFSGGLYSDTVSPASMAGFNVEGKKGFYNERNATALMFDDRGHGGRAIHNTLFTVAGDPVSPPTENSQKGGKGWDVVRPFYMAIGYTGAVVQNNLALTVGGAGAGEFAFTLVEADEALGLVENNAFVNFRGPAVLMIHTNAKDGAPRPNDVYNTLEEMIAANWYKPEQIRNNVFIQADCKTIPAALCVKEASANGSFGALLPYMEGATEADFGTKRLLETGWKLTSGASCRVRGGAGAHNDAKTDLFGTARSAPVAYGAHEVDSAGCP
- a CDS encoding zf-TFIIB domain-containing protein, with product MSSYRDAQPPGLEKTAELHTWDSPRSCPRCKFGLYCGKKDDLELDACGRCGGVWLRSDQASRALSTGSRAHEELASKVERATRAAPVRETGPLLCPECAKRMTRGTVEGVPIDTCSHGTWFDRTELIAIMRSRRGELSSGRGLDAVFLREHADRERWGPLMSAVEAVRRLLR